CTAAGGCCCCAGCCTCCTGGGCACGGGCGCCCCGTCCCACGCGCAGCTGCACTTCTCCACCCTCATGTTGGGCAGGCTGACCACCTGGGGCCTGGGCCTGCCGCCCTCCTTGACGCCCACGATCAGGGGCAGCGAGGTCGTCTCCGAGGCGACGCACTGTCTTGGCCCCGGGAACGGCCGCCTGAAGGTCGGGGGCTCCGGGGGCTGCTGGCACGCGCCCACACACTCGTAGGCCAGGAAGCCCGGGGGCTCCAGGACCCAGTTCTCGGCCCACCGCATGCCCCGCAGGTCAACGTAGGTCTCCTGGCGGCAGCAGCGGGCGCCCTCCGTCGCCTCAGGGTCGCAGTCGCCCTGAGCTCTGCGGGGACGGGAGGGGCGCAGGTCAGCTGAGGTCACGGGCCTGGGAGGGCACCCGGGAGGGAGATTTACCGCCAGCTCTCGTCACGTTGCACAGGCTGGGGTTTGCGCCGCGGACGGGGAACCACCAATAACCAGACCCTGCGCAGTATGTGGCCTTAGTcccgggacgggggggggggggggggggaaccccgcGTCCGTTGATTCCCACGGCGCCCCTGGGAGACCCCACGCCAACCCGCCCGTTCGTGGGGGCCCCCGAGGGCCCAGGCACCTACCCGTAGGCCCCGAGGTCCAGGGTGTGCAGCTCCAGCTGGGGCTCGCCCTGCCCCGTGCCCTCCTGGCCCTGGGACGCGAAGCGGAGCAGCGTGTGGGCGCCCGAGGCCCGCGGGCCCAGGTGCGCCCTCTGCACGGACACCTGCAGCAGCAGCGGCTGCCCAGACCGGCCCAGCTGGCGCCAGAAGTTCACGGCCTCGGTCACGTCGAAGGCCTTCCAGCCACTCCCCTGGAGGGACACCAGCCTGCGACACCCGTGGAGACGGGGgcctgagctggggctggggacaccCCCTGGGGggagcctgcccccccccacacactgggcccacctgccccctccccctcccctccccctcttctctccccccctcccccacactagGCCACATgccaccctccccttctccccctccagccccctccacctcccccttccccccctcggGGCCCACCCACCCCGTCCCCACTCCaacagtccccctccccccccccactccccgccaacccccacccaccctgccttgCTGGGCCCACCTgcgcccccttcccctcccctccccactggcagccCGGCCACGGCCTCCCCACCTGGAGTCCACCAGGTAGGTGCGGTTCGAGCTGTCCTCGTGGATGCGCAGCCACTCGACGGTGACGCGGGCGCGGGCGCCGTGCGGGGACAGCCGCTCGAGCCTGCGCAGCGCCGCTTTGGGGACCGGCTCCTGGAAGAGGCGCAGCACGGCCTGCACCAGCTCGCTGTTGGGCggcaggcgcccctccatgccGAACACCAGCACGTGCGTGGAGGCCTCGGCCGCCAGCAACCTGCCCGCCACCTCTGGGGACGGGAGCAGGGTCAGCAGGCAGGTCAGGCCTGCTGGGAGGGCGCGGGGCCCAGAGCCAGTGAGCAGAAtcccccaggaaggcagggagaggtgggggcggggcctcaccTGCAcagccgccttttttttttttttaaagtttatttatttattttcatagagagacagagagagcgagtccaagagggagaggggcagagagcgagggagagagggactcccaagcaggctccgtgctgacagcgcagagcctgacgtgggactcgatcccacgaaccccgagatcacgacctgagccaaaaccgagagtcagacgcttcaccgactgagccccccaggcgccccgacacgcAGCCTTCTTTAGGGGAAGGCGCTCAGCTAAAGTGGGAGGGCCagcggagagagggaggcagagagccacCGTGGATATCTGTGGTCACCAGCTGAGAGTGGCCTTTCCAGGAGGGAGGGCAAGAGCCCCGACTTCCTCTCCACTCCCTGCCTGAGGGGCTCCTGCCCAGTGAAATGTCCCCAACCGGAGGAAGAGGCACCTGGGGCCTGTTGCCAGCTCCTGTTCCCCAGAGGCACCAGGCCCCGTGTCCCCAACGCCtgaggctccgggctgacggtcGGACCACCTGACCACGGGCCACGTGGCCGCCAGCGGTCAGCTCTGCAGAGCGTTCAGGACCAGCCTCCTCGTCCCCAGGCCTCCAGGCGCCTGACCGGCCAAGGCCATCCTCCCTGTCACTAGCCCCaagtcccctttctctgtctcccctcctcccacgggGCTTCTGCACCCACGAGGGTGTCGTTCCTGCCTCGCCTCTGCCAGTGGGGCCCCTGGTGCAGACGGAGCCCAGGGCCCCGGATGCAGCCACGCTCACAGTCCCGtggagctccccacccccacgacGGCCACCCCGGGACAGGCCCGCTGGCCTCAGCCTCCCCGCTCCCAACGAGCACCGGGCTGCGGTGGGAGGGGGACCTCACCTCGGACCCTCTGGCTGAACCTCTTCCCGCGGGAGTGGGCGCCGTGACTGCGCCGCAACAGGGCCACGTACTGGGCCCTCACGTGGGCCGGGGTGACCAGCCCCTCCACGTCGCGCTGGTCCAGGACGGGCGCCTCGCGGAGGCCCAGCTGCCGCAGCAGGCTGGCCCGCACCTGCTCGCCGGTCAGGGCGGCCCCGGGGCCCGTCAGGGGCAGCGCCCAGAGCGCCCAGCACAGCCACAGGGGCCTCATGGTGCCGCCcggggatgggggggcgggggtcagagCGCACGCATCCCCCGAGGAGGCTCGGCGAGGGTCCCAGCCCGGTGTGCGGAGGACCGGGCCCGGGCCAGCTTTATAGGCAGCCCTGAGCTGGGCCTGGGCGGAGGGGGGAGGTCACACCCCTCGGACCTCCTGGGAGCTCAGCAGCCAGACGGTCCTTGGGCCTCGAGGAGGGGGCCGTCTGGAAAGGGCACAGAGGCCCGTCTGGATGCCGCACCAGCCCGGGGCCTCTGGCTATTGctgtctgggcagctcagtgatAACTTTAGTGTCTGTTGAActtccctggccctgccccagtCCTAGTCTGCGAAAAAGGGGGCCTATTCTGGGAGAACGAGAGTCCTATTAGGAGACCGTTTAAGTCTCTCCTGGAGGCTAGTGTGGGTCTCCGTTTGGTCATCAGGCAGGAAGGACTCTGGGTTCCTGCAGCGAGCTTCCCCAGAAGCCCCTGGACCCATGttgcccctttctctgtccctgccagccccccacccccccaccccggctcccctCCACAGGCCCTGGGAAGACTGTGTCCCGTCCATGACAGAGGAGGCCCCTGCAGTCAGGACCATCAGGACCGGCTCTCCAGGGGTCCCAGGAAGAGCAGTTTTGCAAGTGTTTGCTGTCACATGACAGACTCGAAGCTCTTTAGGCAGGAACTTCATTCTGGGGGCCCTCCATGCCCTAAAACAGAGGCCACAGCTGCCCAGAGTCTCG
Above is a window of Neofelis nebulosa isolate mNeoNeb1 chromosome 15, mNeoNeb1.pri, whole genome shotgun sequence DNA encoding:
- the LOC131495930 gene encoding left-right determination factor 1-like, whose amino-acid sequence is MRPLWLCWALWALPLTGPGAALTGEQVRASLLRQLGLREAPVLDQRDVEGLVTPAHVRAQYVALLRRSHGAHSRGKRFSQRVREVAGRLLAAEASTHVLVFGMEGRLPPNSELVQAVLRLFQEPVPKAALRRLERLSPHGARARVTVEWLRIHEDSSNRTYLVDSRLVSLQGSGWKAFDVTEAVNFWRQLGRSGQPLLLQVSVQRAHLGPRASGAHTLLRFASQGQEGTGQGEPQLELHTLDLGAYGAQGDCDPEATEGARCCRQETYVDLRGMRWAENWVLEPPGFLAYECVGACQQPPEPPTFRRPFPGPRQCVASETTSLPLIVGVKEGGRPRPQVVSLPNMRVEKCSCAWDGAPVPRRLGP